The segment GCATCAACAGGTTTGGAATGTAAGAAGGTAAATTTGAGCACAGGGAATAAGGATAAGGTAAAAAACTCCTCCCTGTTAAGATCGCTTTGCCAAACCGAAAAATTAATCCCCCAATCCATTGAAAACACCTTTGAAGAGTGGAAAATATTACGCTGGTAATTGATTGAAAACCCCTGTCTGACTTGTACACTTCCACCCCAAAACAGGTGAACTTTTTCTAAAGCATTATTGATCCCATATCCTAGTGTGTTATTTGAATATCCAAATTGGATTATTTGTTTAGGATAAATATAGCCTGAATGGGCAGTTTCTTCAAGCTGCTGTTCGGTGTAAGGTTGGAGATGGAATATAAGACCTGCAGACACAAAAGTAGTAGCCGGTTGCTTTTCTTTTATGTTTTTTGGCGAAAAGACCGTGCTGAGCGACAATCCTAATTTATTACTGAAATCGTATGTTAAGCCCCCACCGATTAAGTATGAACTTATCTTTGCGTCTTTAATCACAGGACCGTTAATATCACTAAAACCATGACGGGTTACAATCGTGTAACCGCCTTCGGCAAACATGTTAAAATGATCGTTAAAGCGGTATTTATATTTAAGTGTTAAACTGCCATAATTCATCCATACTGTTTTACTGCCGGTTAAAGGTTCCTCAACCCCATTAATTATGTAATTATATCTGATCCACGAAACCGGACGCATATAGGTAATCCTGGCCGATAAAGCATCAGTGAAATCATAGCCAAGTAGAACCAAACGAACTGCTGTTGGGGGAATGTGCACCGATTGAAAGGTATAACCCTGCTCGA is part of the Bacteroidota bacterium genome and harbors:
- a CDS encoding acyloxyacyl hydrolase, which codes for EQGYTFQSVHIPPTAVRLVLLGYDFTDALSARITYMRPVSWIRYNYIINGVEEPLTGSKTVWMNYGSLTLKYKYRFNDHFNMFAEGGYTIVTRHGFSDINGPVIKDAKISSYLIGGGLTYDFSNKLGLSLSTVFSPKNIKEKQPATTFVSAGLIFHLQPYTEQQLEETAHSGYIYPKQIIQFGYSNNTLGYGINNALEKVHLFWGGSVQVRQGFSINYQRNIFHSSKVFSMDWGINFSVWQSDLNREEFFTLSLFPVLKFTFLHSKPVDAYLYYSVAGPTYISKSIIDDKLTGESFTFQDNIGLGVFFGEKRNYNAEIKIGHYSNGNIFPNNPGIKIPLSLNLGYSF